ACCAAGCTTGTAAGTAGCGTTCTTGTTGTTCTCGTTGTATAGGTCGATGAATCTTAGGTTGTCTTTGAAAATATTGAATCTTTCATCTTGTTGGTTGATAATACCGTTGCTGTTACTGTTACTTTTCCCGTGCTCCAAGGACCATTTTAAGTAGATGGACATCACTTCTTCATCGGTTCTCCACGAGCGGTCAGATGGAAGATTGAGATGGTTGTCACTGATGATGGACTCATAACCGGAGGCTAATGAAATGAAGACGTATAAGAGAAGTAAAGAGAGGAGTTTTGCTGACGAAGCCATATTGTATGTTTGTTTTGTTGGTTTTCTAGTTTTGATAGTTGGTATGGCTTGATTTTTTGTGGGACAAGAATGTGAAACTATTTATAACCAAAGTTTAGGTATTTTAGTATTTCAAGTTGGTATTATAATAAAAAGTAATAATGGGCATGCAAGATAGTGGACGTTTCAAATGGATTTTTTTGTGCCGAAATATGGATGATTAATTAATAAATATATAATATCTTCACTTTTAATTACTAGATATTTATGTTTGATTTTAGAAATTTAAATTTATTAATTTTGGAGATAATTATTATTTTATTCGGACAATCGGATAGTAAAGAGGAAAAAACTACGATTCACTGATCTAAGAAAGAAAACTATTAGAATACAACATCGTAGTATCATGCTCTTAAATACAATTCAAACTCAAAGATCTACGGGGTTCAAACCATTCGTCTGTAATTCAAAGAGTTTGCTATTCTTTTCTCATGGAATTATCTCGTAGATGTACGTAATTTTCTTTCGTCTAAGTATGATAATACAATTTTTGGGTTAAATAATAACACCATTCTTTTTATATTTTTTGCAGTTATTTATTTTCCGTGGTTTGTTGTTTACATCCACATCTATCGACTCACGAGAGATTTACGTTTATGTTTGATCAACGGTGATCTACTCATATTTGACGTAAATAGCTACCATATAGCCTGCATATAGTAGACGATAATATATATACACAGAGCGTTTATTTTTGAAGCTGTCAGAACCATCTTGTAAGCGGTTTATTTTTGACTTTATAACGTCAATAGTATATAGCAAAACAAACAATTCGCTTTGAACCGCGTCAGTTTTTTTTGGCTACCGACCACATATCATCAGAGTCGCAAATAGTAAGCTTTTCAATTCCGAACACATGGGAACATGATCATTAAATCTTTTCAGCATTTCGAAGCAGCATGATGTCACTTGAGGATCAACTTTTAACGAAATAGCTGCATCTTTTTCGTGTGATTAATTTCTTTACGTCGAATCTAATTGGAGTATTTAGTAAGTTGTAAAGTTAAATCCAGACATGCATTGTGACAATTATGGTTTGAGAGCCGTATAAATAGGTATGGATGTCTGTGATGTGAATTTCTGAATCTACGTTACATCAATTTCCAATAATCTATATATGGGACGAAGGAAGCTAGAAAACAATGAATAGAAGAGTTGCAACTACCTAGAAAAAGTTTCATAAGGTACGTACGTATGGGAAAACCTATCTAAATTTTTTGTTTAAAGATACATATATAGAATGATAGCTAATTTTAGTAAACACAATATATTTACATTCTAAATATTGACCACTAGAAAATATGGTTCTGTCTTTCTGGTGAGTGGAAAATAATCTATTTTATCAAAACGAAAAAATAATATTGTGTGAGGAATATTAAATAACTATTTACATTATGATTCAAAACTGTAGTCTGAGTATAGTTTCTATTATGCGTGGTCTTTTTTTTTATAGTTGATGATATAAATAATAAATATATGTACAAAGCTCTGTATGTTATATTTAATAGATATATTAAAGTTGAAGATTCATATAGAAGAATCTAGAATGAATGGGTGGACATGATGTTCCAGTTTCACGGCAGATCCTCTTGTCACGAGGCGGTGCCCCATCCTGACCGTTGCATTTGATCCTTTCTCATACGAACATACTTTATGAAGACATTTTAACAACAAGAAAAAAGGTGATTGGAGGAAATGGGAGGCAAAGAGGTGTCTTTAACCAAGTTTCAATCCGGAGTGGTGGCTTTTGATAAGGTTTAAGAAACACAAGTGCCTCGCTCGTGTTTCTGACATGGTACAACTAAAGGTGACCGTTTCTGTTTTATAATTCTGTTTGGTTTTGATATCGTTTTGTATGGGCAGCTAAGCTACGAAGCATGGGAGTTCCACCGACTGCTTAGTTTTCGTTTAAGCAACTGAACTAATACTGTTCCAAAGAATGTTAAAAATCGCGTAATATAAATTTGATTTAATTTAAAATATAAATACAAATAGGATATTTTTGGTTAATTTCACTTCTATCCGGTTTTATTACCCATATTAAGTAGTAAAGCCAAAATTCCATACTATTTAGATATGTTTGGTTTACTCTAGTCACCTGCTTAAATTTTGGTTCACTAATGGGTTTAACATCTTGTGTTTCCTCTCTAAAACTAAATAGTTAAAGAAGTGAAGCAAAAAAACATCTAAATAAACCTAATCTGAAGAAAATAGATGTTGAAAACGTAATAAAATCCCATAATTAGAAGAAACCCTAACTCAATCCTATTTATAATGGTCAAAGTACATACCTATAGGCTATGACCGCAGTGTACTAAGAAAAAAATCTAATAGAGTGGGGGAAAAGTGGTTTAAAAAGACATGTGATGTTCTGACAAAACCGCCCAATCCTCCATTATTTCAGTTATGAATCTGTTTTCAGTCTTTGTCTCAACTTTCACAAAAGAATGATTCTGTTTTGTATTTACTTTCTTCTTTTTCACGAAGGTATCTTTTCCAATGTCTTCAACTGCAATAATTTTCTTAAAAAAATATATAAATACATATGTATTATTTCCTTATGAAGAATAATAAAAAGTGTAATTAATTTTTATGAAACGAACTCGTAGGAGTAAATTGAGGTTTGAACTTTTGGGTCCATAGCATGGATTCATTTGGGGGAGAAAAACAGAAATGGATTGAGAAATATACTAACGAAAGGAAAACTATACAACCCAAAGTTTTTGTTTCTAAGCCTTTTGTTGTCATCTATAGAGCACTGAAACAAACAATCCTTTGTTACAAATACAGATAAGTTTTTATAGACCCAAAAAGAAAATATATTGAAAATAAACGAATGATCATCATTCATTCCCCTAAAAACCCGTGTACCATTGTTGTGGCCTGTGGGAGCTCCATCATCATAATCTAAGCCTTTGTTCTTGCTTCCTCTCTGTTGATCTTAATAATTGCGGTATCTGGAGGGGAATAAGATGATCTCTTGACATTTCTCTAAGAAAAACTTTGGCAAACAAATGAATGATAATAATAAAAGAGTAGAAAGGATCTTTCTTCTTCCTCAGTTTCTTTCTTGATGATGTTTAGTGGAAGAAGAAACTTGTGTTGTCGTATCAGTTGGTTTAGCTTCGTGTTTATTTCTCTTGCTTCTCCGTTTCGGTTTCCGGACTTTGCTAGAACGTTGTTGTTGCTGCTGCTGCTGCTGCTTTGGTATCACAACCACATTGTTGCCTTGGGATAATGACATTTGATCTTTCTTTTTAGTAGGTGGCTCAGGAGGAACATCTGGCCATGGCGTTCGTTTAGCCGCCACTGTGATCTCTAACGGAGGATCAATCACCCATCTGCACTCATTGCAACAAGAGAAACAGAACCAAACATCACTAACTAACTCCTAGTTTGAACACTGATCATTAAGTCCAGCTATTAATTAGTAATAACTTCAGCAAAAAAAGGCATATACCCGGGAGGGAACTTGCTATCAGCGCGTGCTTCAACACGAAGCCACCAAAGCAGAACCTGTCTTCCACAGCTTCCAAGAGGCTCAACCATCGAAGGATCATTCAACAGAGACAAAGGACTCTCCACGCCTTCGTTCTCGTTCAACAACCCAAACTCCTTAACCCACTCCGGCTTACTCTCAGCCTCATCCCAAAGAATCCTCGAGTTCAATACAAACCCACACCACTCCAGCTTCTGCGGCAAAACCGCAGCTACATCGTCTATATAAACCGCACTCTTCCCCGCGTATGGCAACGTATTGAAAACATGCCAACCGATCAGCTTATCGGTCGCGTTACACGCAGGACCTTGTACTGGTAACGAAGATAACGAAGAGCTCTCTTCTTTCTCCATCTCTCTTCTCTTATCCATCGACATAACCATCTCTTCCGCATTCCCCGAATGCGCCAAGATTCCAACGGAAACAGCACCGAACCACTTCACGTTCTGAATCTCATCGAAAAACTCCATACTATGCATGTTACTATCATCAGCAAACATCACAACCCCATCAAGCTTCTCTTCCTTCACAACTCTGTTCACATAAAAAAAAAAAGATCATCACTTTCACCTCTAACAAATTATTACGATAAAATATCCCACTTAAATTCAAAGGAACTTTAACTAATATATAAAAAAGTTAAGGTCAGTCCAATTATCACTAATTGGTTTTAAGTTGGAAAATTATAATAAACCTAAATCGAATATGGTATCAGAGTAATCCTAAACCCCTAATTAACATAACCCTCGACCGTCATACTAAAACTTTCTCCACCGACTATAAATATTTTAAGATTTCAAGATTTATGGCCGATAAGAATCATCATTTATCACCTAATTAACATAAACCCACTGGATCGGGTGCAAATGTCATACTAAACTCTCCCGACTGAATATAAATGTCTTAAAGTTCCGAAATTTTCAACCTAAAAAAGTGATCAATTTATCCTAATTAGTTTTTTTGTGCACAATTTATCCTAATTAGTTTTAAGTTGGAAGTTCCGTAGTAAATCTGAATAATATACAAATCAAACAAAAGCATTAAGACTCTCACCTCAAAGCTCGAAGTCTCATCAAAACCTCGACTTTGCCACGATCCTCCCAAGTATTAGGCATCCTCTGATCAAACCCCACGTGGATCGTCCTCACCCCCGACTTAGCAATAATCGAAGCCGTCTCGTTACTCGCACCCCCAGCTTCCACCACGATCCAAACGACATCGTACGGCGCGAGCATCAGCGAATGCATCACGCCGTTCAAATGCAGCGCCTGGAAAGTCCTCGCGTAAGTCGGCGTCACGGCGATCACCGCCCTGCTGCTCTTCCCGCCGCTGCCGAACACCGCCTTCTGCTCCCTCTGCACCCTCTCGATGATCCGGTGCGCCTTCATCACCTCCACGGGATCGGGGTGCGGCCAGGGGCGGATCAGGATCCCGTGCCTCCCGACGACGACGCGCGACGACGAGGAGGAGGTCTTCGCCTCGACCGCCGTGGCGTTGTGTGGATTAAGATCGGTTCGCGGCGGCGGTAAGTCGGGGCGGAAGGGAGGAGAGTAGAGGTTCGTTGAGGAGGGAGTGGAGACGAGGAAGAAGAAGACTAATCTGGAGAATCTGAAGCCGAGGAGTAGGCTTATCAAGCAGCAGAGGCAGTGGAGGACGAGCCAGAAGACGGCGAGGAACGACTTGCTTGAGGCGTCGGCGGAGGAATCTAACGGAGATCTGCGGCGGTTTAAGTAGCTCTGATGCAGAGCGGAGAGCTTCATCGTCGTCGTTGACTTACTTCTTTCTTTCTTTCTTTCTTTCTTCAGCTTCTTCTTCTTCCTCCTTATGAAAAGATCTGATTAGGATTACTTTAAGCTCAAGATTTTTAAAATCAGTTCGGTTATCGCTTTCTTGCTTGCTCTCTCTCTCCCACCATCTCTGATTATGCTTCGATGCAAAGAAACTCTGAGGAAAACGACAACGGTGCACACGTGTCGGTTTGTTACTGGGTTGTTGTAACTTTTATTACTCTCCCTAATTGAGTAAAATTAGGGTCTGTTTATGATTTTCTGGTTTTTTTTTTAAAAAACATTTATTAAATGCTGCTTTTA
This sequence is a window from Brassica oleracea var. oleracea cultivar TO1000 chromosome C1, BOL, whole genome shotgun sequence. Protein-coding genes within it:
- the LOC106314307 gene encoding probable beta-1,4-xylosyltransferase IRX14; protein product: MKLSALHQSYLNRRRSPLDSSADASSKSFLAVFWLVLHCLCCLISLLLGFRFSRLVFFFLVSTPSSTNLYSPPFRPDLPPPRTDLNPHNATAVEAKTSSSSSRVVVGRHGILIRPWPHPDPVEVMKAHRIIERVQREQKAVFGSGGKSSRAVIAVTPTYARTFQALHLNGVMHSLMLAPYDVVWIVVEAGGASNETASIIAKSGVRTIHVGFDQRMPNTWEDRGKVEVLMRLRALRVVKEEKLDGVVMFADDSNMHSMEFFDEIQNVKWFGAVSVGILAHSGNAEEMVMSMDKRREMEKEESSSLSSLPVQGPACNATDKLIGWHVFNTLPYAGKSAVYIDDVAAVLPQKLEWCGFVLNSRILWDEAESKPEWVKEFGLLNENEGVESPLSLLNDPSMVEPLGSCGRQVLLWWLRVEARADSKFPPGWVIDPPLEITVAAKRTPWPDVPPEPPTKKKDQMSLSQGNNVVVIPKQQQQQQQQRSSKVRKPKRRSKRNKHEAKPTDTTTQVSSSTKHHQERN